The following are encoded in a window of Candidatus Hydrogenedentota bacterium genomic DNA:
- a CDS encoding glycosyltransferase family 39 protein gives MTQPGTQGNASLERAGRLRWVWCGGVFSAACCLLIHGLAAGRVACPLMRAWYPVPLVAIAAAMAYVLLLRGWLRLESAPLTRETESQLGRAHAPLYAAWATLAVYLLPSQNAAYLHALAPWLVLGLWAACLGWCVFTCAPHRKHAYLFLVILLFAAFLRLKGLTNQSLWNDELLSVTHADPGRTFGGVLRESDEHNYMPPGYFVLLWLWLKAWGSSEYTARLLSVLIGLGGIAAMYALGARLAKPSVGLVAAFLTAVNWSHLLHSQDARPYSLLFLLSAASYLAFLRLQERPKAKASLTQALVLTLLIYTHYFGWLVWLAQAAAWGYIAAGACAERRGPLVRAGVVGFLIPVAAYLPQLPQTLESFRATVYWVPKPQPAAFAEIFLYFFHDPAVALLVAAALLVLFLRQYTGNGVAEEPERGKHALGLLLCWLAVAYLVPYTHSLNAHVSVMLPRYFMVLLPALLLLCAIGIDVSRKTRSRVMLTAALGAFSLLDIFSASDYYHRPAIQEYRELVQGLPHDAETLFFARHRQTFKFEYYFRLQGARTRVHDADSETLRRLLKERFPRADAAFWLLENIEFYGVVNDPEVLRAIDQFMAQDQEITRAQVRARRYVVKPDAVEALRAWLQAAPG, from the coding sequence ATGACGCAACCCGGAACGCAAGGAAACGCATCCCTGGAACGCGCGGGCAGGCTGCGGTGGGTCTGGTGCGGAGGTGTGTTCTCGGCGGCGTGCTGTCTCCTGATTCACGGGCTTGCGGCGGGCCGCGTCGCGTGTCCGCTGATGCGCGCGTGGTATCCCGTGCCTCTTGTTGCCATCGCAGCCGCGATGGCATACGTGTTGCTGCTGCGGGGCTGGCTGCGCCTGGAATCCGCTCCCTTGACGCGCGAGACGGAGTCTCAACTGGGCCGGGCGCATGCGCCCTTGTACGCCGCCTGGGCGACGCTTGCGGTGTACCTGCTGCCTTCGCAGAACGCGGCGTACCTGCATGCGCTGGCTCCGTGGCTTGTGCTGGGATTGTGGGCGGCATGCCTGGGTTGGTGTGTATTCACGTGTGCGCCGCACCGGAAGCACGCCTATCTGTTCCTGGTTATCCTGCTGTTCGCCGCGTTCCTGCGTCTGAAGGGCCTGACCAACCAGAGTCTCTGGAATGATGAACTGCTGAGCGTGACGCATGCGGACCCGGGACGCACGTTCGGGGGGGTGCTGCGTGAAAGCGACGAACACAACTACATGCCGCCAGGCTATTTCGTGCTGCTGTGGCTCTGGCTCAAGGCGTGGGGTTCCAGCGAATACACCGCGCGCCTGCTCAGTGTGCTCATCGGGCTGGGCGGGATCGCCGCGATGTACGCGCTCGGCGCGCGGTTGGCCAAGCCTTCGGTGGGCTTGGTTGCGGCGTTTCTCACCGCCGTCAACTGGTCGCACTTGCTGCATTCGCAGGACGCGCGGCCATACAGCCTTTTGTTCCTTCTCAGCGCGGCGTCGTATCTGGCGTTTCTGAGACTGCAGGAGCGCCCGAAAGCCAAGGCTTCCCTGACGCAGGCGCTTGTTCTGACGCTGCTGATCTACACGCACTACTTTGGCTGGCTCGTGTGGCTTGCGCAGGCGGCCGCGTGGGGATATATCGCGGCGGGGGCGTGCGCGGAACGGCGCGGGCCGCTCGTGCGGGCCGGGGTGGTCGGTTTCCTGATTCCCGTGGCGGCCTATCTTCCGCAGCTGCCGCAAACCCTCGAATCGTTCCGCGCGACGGTGTATTGGGTGCCGAAGCCGCAACCCGCGGCGTTTGCGGAGATCTTTCTTTACTTCTTCCATGACCCGGCCGTGGCGCTGCTGGTTGCGGCGGCGTTGCTCGTCCTGTTCTTGCGTCAATACACCGGGAACGGGGTTGCGGAAGAGCCGGAGCGCGGCAAACACGCGCTGGGACTGCTCTTGTGCTGGCTCGCCGTGGCCTACCTGGTTCCCTACACGCACTCGCTGAACGCGCACGTCTCCGTCATGCTGCCCCGCTATTTCATGGTGCTGCTGCCCGCGCTCCTGCTCTTGTGCGCTATCGGGATCGACGTATCGCGCAAGACGCGGTCCCGCGTCATGCTGACCGCGGCGTTGGGCGCATTTTCGTTGCTCGACATCTTCTCGGCAAGCGATTACTACCATCGTCCGGCGATACAGGAATACCGGGAACTGGTGCAGGGCCTCCCGCATGATGCGGAAACGCTCTTTTTCGCCAGGCATCGTCAGACCTTTAAATTCGAGTACTACTTCCGGTTGCAGGGCGCGCGGACGCGCGTGCATGACGCCGACTCGGAGACCTTGCGAAGGCTGCTGAAGGAGCGTTTCCCTCGCGCGGACGCCGCTTTCTGGCTGCTCGAGAACATCGAGTTCTATGGCGTGGTGAATGATCCCGAAGTGCTCCGTGCTATCGATCAATTCATGGCGCAAGACCAGGAAATCACGCGCGCCCAGGTCCGCGCGCGGCGGTACGTAGTCAAACCGGATGCCGTTGAGGCGTTGCGCGCATGGTTGCAGGCTGCGCCCGGATGA
- a CDS encoding HAMP domain-containing histidine kinase, whose product MIEKHGDPVRKQALYEEDQPLFGRGMHLGDRLYTFIVVRFLVAAGIVVAAYFAHYIVGIQGLNLRAFVILAAVLFCCNSISYLIARPYRGNYERANARRELLILVMDISIAIDFLCLTAALWLVGGSQSPFQAFFIFNVIIASVLLSPRATFAYVVFGYALFALMVVGTWRGCIPAHYPDGAVPRPGTGPLDGRYVITVLVVQGLLFALTALLMTYLMRLLRDGARQLRESNRALDRLSKQRRDFLQIALHNLRSPIGAVSMLLSNLAGGYAGALNEQQGAWVDRAQLRLHELTAFLRDLESLALLESGDLEPYMQNIDLRALLENLVEENQDLVQQHRHTLTLEVAEDLRPLRGVPRLVREAVVNFLTNAVKYTLDGGRIAVRAMNREQCVRIEVEDNGVGIAYGDQTRLFQEFVRVHKTHAEVAKVPGSGLGLVIVRRIAEAHGGRIDVRSVEGQGSVFAIELPA is encoded by the coding sequence ATGATCGAAAAGCACGGCGACCCGGTGCGCAAACAGGCGTTGTACGAAGAAGATCAGCCGCTGTTCGGGCGCGGCATGCACTTGGGCGACCGCCTGTACACCTTTATCGTGGTGCGCTTCCTTGTGGCGGCAGGCATTGTCGTAGCCGCGTATTTCGCCCACTACATAGTGGGCATTCAAGGGCTCAACCTGCGGGCCTTCGTCATCCTTGCCGCGGTCCTGTTCTGCTGTAACTCGATTTCCTATCTCATCGCCCGCCCGTACCGGGGCAACTATGAACGGGCGAACGCGCGGCGCGAACTGCTCATTCTGGTGATGGACATCAGCATCGCCATCGATTTCCTCTGTCTCACCGCGGCGCTCTGGCTCGTTGGCGGTTCCCAATCGCCGTTTCAGGCCTTCTTCATCTTCAATGTCATCATCGCCAGCGTACTGCTGTCGCCGCGCGCGACATTCGCCTACGTCGTGTTCGGCTACGCCCTGTTCGCGCTCATGGTCGTGGGCACGTGGCGCGGATGCATCCCCGCTCACTATCCCGATGGCGCCGTGCCACGGCCCGGCACCGGGCCGCTCGACGGGCGCTACGTCATTACGGTGCTGGTCGTGCAGGGGCTGCTCTTCGCGCTGACAGCGCTGCTGATGACCTATCTCATGCGCCTGCTCCGCGACGGCGCGCGCCAACTGCGCGAATCCAACCGGGCGCTCGACCGGCTCTCGAAGCAACGCCGGGACTTCTTGCAGATTGCGCTGCACAACCTGCGCTCGCCCATAGGCGCGGTGAGCATGCTGCTGAGTAATCTGGCAGGCGGCTACGCAGGCGCACTGAACGAGCAGCAGGGCGCTTGGGTAGACCGCGCGCAGCTGCGGCTGCATGAACTCACCGCCTTTCTCCGCGACCTCGAGTCTCTGGCGCTGCTCGAATCGGGCGACCTCGAACCCTATATGCAGAACATCGACCTGCGCGCCCTGCTCGAAAACCTGGTCGAAGAGAACCAGGACCTCGTGCAGCAGCACCGGCACACCCTCACGCTCGAGGTCGCGGAAGACCTGCGTCCGCTGCGGGGCGTGCCCCGGCTCGTACGCGAAGCGGTCGTGAACTTCCTCACCAATGCCGTCAAGTACACGCTGGACGGCGGCCGCATCGCGGTGCGCGCGATGAATCGCGAACAGTGCGTGCGCATCGAAGTCGAAGACAACGGCGTAGGCATCGCGTACGGGGACCAGACCCGGCTGTTCCAGGAATTTGTGCGCGTGCACAAGACACACGCGGAGGTGGCAAAAGTGCCGGGCTCCGGTCTCGGCCTCGTGATTGTGCGCCGCATCGCGGAGGCGCACGGCGGCCGCATCGATGTGCGCAGCGTGGAAGGCCAGGGCAGCGTCTTCGCCATTGAATTACCCGCATGA
- a CDS encoding response regulator produces the protein MEKTILAIDDDPDVRAALRVVLEAEGFSVGEAANGEEGLKVAERIKPDAIIVDLMMENVDSGSWVAQKLKEIGFAGPVYMLSSAGDTVRYNIDARDLGLAGIFQKPIDPSTLVATLRAKLRDT, from the coding sequence ATGGAAAAGACCATTCTCGCCATCGACGACGACCCCGATGTTCGTGCGGCGCTGCGCGTCGTCCTGGAAGCCGAGGGTTTCTCCGTCGGCGAAGCGGCCAACGGCGAAGAGGGCCTGAAAGTTGCGGAACGGATCAAGCCGGATGCGATCATCGTGGACCTGATGATGGAGAATGTGGACTCCGGCAGTTGGGTCGCGCAGAAGCTGAAGGAAATCGGTTTCGCCGGGCCGGTCTACATGTTGAGTTCGGCGGGCGACACCGTGCGGTACAATATCGACGCGCGCGACCTTGGCTTGGCGGGTATCTTCCAGAAACCCATCGATCCGTCCACGCTGGTGGCCACGCTCAGGGCCAAGCTGAGAGACACATAA
- a CDS encoding hydrogenase maturation protease codes for MAPSGTLIFGYGNPGRQDDGLGPAMADRVGELGLPGVVVDSDYQLNVEEGAALARYLRVVFVDASKTAAAPFTFERVAPATEVTFTSHSVSPESVLAIAAEHFGRAPEAWVLGIRGYAFEFAEGLTEQALGNFDKAFSFIRSWIGTRKE; via the coding sequence ATGGCGCCGAGCGGCACGCTGATCTTCGGCTACGGGAACCCCGGGCGGCAAGACGACGGCCTGGGGCCCGCAATGGCGGACCGGGTCGGCGAGCTGGGTCTGCCCGGCGTCGTGGTTGACTCTGATTACCAGTTGAATGTCGAGGAAGGCGCGGCGCTGGCCCGGTACCTGCGGGTTGTCTTTGTCGACGCGAGCAAGACCGCGGCCGCGCCGTTCACGTTCGAGCGGGTCGCCCCGGCCACGGAGGTCACGTTCACCAGCCACAGTGTATCGCCCGAGTCGGTCCTGGCTATCGCGGCGGAGCACTTTGGCCGGGCGCCCGAGGCGTGGGTGCTGGGCATCCGCGGCTATGCATTTGAGTTTGCGGAGGGTCTGACGGAACAGGCCCTCGGGAATTTTGACAAGGCGTTTTCCTTCATCCGATCATGGATCGGCACGCGTAAGGAGTAA
- a CDS encoding Ni/Fe hydrogenase subunit alpha — MAKTASTGKRKIVINPVTRVEGHGKVTIHLDEAGKVQQARFHIIEFRGFERFAQGRFYWEAPTIVQRLCGICPVSHHLAASKAMDVVVGADKLTPTAEKMRRLMHYGQTYQSHALHFFHLASPDLLFGFDAPVEKRHVLAVLAAFPEVAKKAVLMRKYGQEVIKATAGKKVHGTGAIPGGINKNLSIEERDALLKDTDTMLEWAVEGLELCKKVTLENADMLLAFGAFPSNHLSIVREDGCLDLYDGKLRAKDAAGGIIFDQVAPADYLDYIAEEVRPWSYMKFPYIKALGKEDGWYRVGPLARINNCDFIDTPIAEQERREFMAIGNGKPINATMAYHWARMIELVHAAEKIKELLPDPDLQGTDLVVTGKRRNRGVAWIEAPRGTLFHHYEVNDLDQITRANLIVSTTNNNEAMNRCVNVVARAHLEGKNEITDGLLNHIEVGIRAYDPCLSCATHALGQMRLHVQIIGQDGAVLDERTRG; from the coding sequence ATGGCAAAAACAGCGTCAACTGGCAAGCGGAAGATCGTCATCAATCCGGTTACCCGTGTCGAAGGGCACGGGAAGGTCACGATCCACCTCGACGAGGCCGGCAAGGTGCAACAGGCCCGCTTCCACATCATCGAGTTTCGCGGTTTCGAGCGGTTCGCCCAGGGCCGCTTCTACTGGGAGGCGCCGACCATCGTGCAGCGCCTGTGCGGTATCTGCCCCGTGAGCCACCACCTCGCCGCGTCCAAGGCGATGGACGTGGTCGTGGGCGCGGACAAGCTCACGCCGACGGCCGAGAAAATGCGCCGGCTCATGCACTACGGGCAGACGTATCAGTCGCACGCGTTGCACTTCTTCCACCTGGCCTCGCCGGACCTGCTCTTCGGGTTCGACGCGCCGGTCGAAAAGCGGCACGTGCTCGCCGTGCTTGCCGCCTTTCCCGAAGTGGCGAAGAAGGCCGTGCTCATGCGCAAGTACGGCCAGGAAGTCATCAAGGCGACCGCGGGCAAGAAAGTCCACGGCACCGGCGCGATTCCCGGCGGCATCAATAAGAACCTCAGTATCGAGGAACGCGACGCCTTGCTCAAAGACACGGACACGATGCTCGAGTGGGCGGTCGAGGGCCTGGAACTCTGCAAGAAGGTCACGCTCGAGAACGCGGATATGCTGTTGGCCTTCGGCGCATTCCCGTCCAACCATCTGAGCATCGTGCGCGAGGACGGCTGCCTCGACCTCTACGACGGCAAGCTGCGCGCAAAAGACGCCGCAGGCGGCATCATCTTCGATCAGGTCGCCCCGGCGGACTATCTGGATTACATCGCCGAGGAAGTGCGCCCCTGGAGCTACATGAAGTTCCCGTACATCAAGGCCCTCGGCAAGGAAGACGGCTGGTACCGCGTCGGCCCGCTGGCGCGCATCAACAACTGCGATTTCATCGACACGCCCATCGCGGAGCAGGAACGCCGCGAGTTCATGGCGATCGGCAACGGCAAACCGATCAACGCGACAATGGCTTATCATTGGGCGCGCATGATCGAGCTGGTGCACGCAGCGGAGAAAATCAAGGAACTGCTGCCCGATCCCGACCTCCAGGGCACGGACCTCGTTGTAACCGGGAAACGCCGCAATCGGGGCGTTGCCTGGATCGAAGCCCCGCGCGGCACCTTGTTCCACCACTACGAAGTCAACGACCTCGACCAGATCACGCGGGCGAACCTGATTGTGTCGACGACCAACAACAATGAGGCGATGAACCGTTGCGTGAACGTGGTGGCCCGGGCGCACCTGGAGGGCAAGAACGAGATCACCGACGGCCTGCTTAACCACATTGAAGTCGGCATCCGCGCCTACGACCCGTGCCTGAGTTGCGCGACGCACGCGCTGGGCCAGATGCGGCTTCACGTACAGATCATCGGTCAGGACGGCGCCGTGCTCGACGAGCGCACCCGCGGGTGA
- a CDS encoding NADP oxidoreductase: MAKPLVATGFFTGCFGCHMSFLDIDERIIDLVELIEFDKSPINDIKEFTRPVDIGIVEGGVSNEENVEFLREFRKHCRILIAMGSCAITGGVPSMRNTVPLKECLEEAYLNGPTLQHDGVIPNDPDIPTLLDKVYPCHEVVKIDYFLPGCPPSADTLWTALVALLKGEQVALPYELVKYD; this comes from the coding sequence ATGGCGAAACCACTGGTAGCGACCGGCTTCTTCACGGGTTGCTTCGGCTGTCACATGTCGTTTCTCGATATCGACGAGCGGATTATCGACCTCGTCGAATTGATCGAGTTCGACAAGTCGCCGATTAACGACATCAAGGAGTTCACGCGGCCGGTCGACATCGGCATTGTCGAAGGCGGCGTCAGCAACGAGGAAAACGTCGAATTCCTGCGCGAGTTCCGCAAACATTGCAGGATTCTCATCGCGATGGGCTCGTGCGCCATTACGGGCGGCGTGCCTTCGATGCGGAATACGGTCCCGCTCAAGGAATGCCTCGAAGAGGCCTACCTGAACGGTCCGACGCTCCAGCACGACGGGGTCATCCCAAACGACCCGGACATCCCGACGCTGCTGGACAAGGTGTACCCGTGTCACGAAGTGGTCAAGATCGATTACTTCCTGCCGGGGTGCCCGCCGTCGGCGGACACCTTGTGGACGGCCCTGGTGGCGCTGCTCAAGGGCGAGCAGGTCGCGCTGCCTTATGAACTGGTCAAGTATGACTGA
- a CDS encoding (2Fe-2S)-binding protein: MSQDTVNIIIDGVEVQAKAGQTILEAADAAGIYVPRLCHHPDLPPGGHCRVCTVKVNGRPTSSCTFPVSEGLVIENDTDGLNTLRRRLIEMLFAEGNHFCPSCEASGNCELQALGYRLGMIAPTLPYLREKRELDASHKDVYIDRDRCVLCGRCARASSVVDGKNAFGFENRGIHMRLAVDAEHGLGETSLTAADKAAQVCPTGCLTVKRKGYATPVGRRKYDKTPIGAEIEKKAAKV, encoded by the coding sequence ATGAGCCAGGACACTGTCAACATCATTATCGATGGCGTCGAAGTGCAAGCGAAAGCGGGCCAGACCATCCTCGAAGCGGCCGATGCCGCGGGCATCTATGTGCCGCGGCTCTGCCATCACCCGGACCTGCCGCCCGGCGGCCACTGCCGCGTGTGCACCGTGAAAGTCAACGGGCGTCCGACCAGTTCATGCACCTTTCCGGTCAGTGAAGGGCTCGTTATCGAGAACGATACGGACGGCTTGAACACGCTGCGGCGGCGGCTCATCGAAATGCTCTTCGCGGAGGGCAATCATTTCTGCCCGTCCTGCGAGGCGAGCGGTAATTGCGAGTTGCAGGCGCTCGGGTACCGGCTCGGCATGATTGCACCGACGCTGCCGTATCTGCGCGAGAAGCGCGAACTCGACGCAAGCCATAAGGACGTATACATCGACCGTGACCGCTGTGTGTTGTGCGGCCGCTGCGCGCGCGCCTCGTCGGTGGTGGACGGGAAGAATGCTTTCGGCTTTGAGAATCGGGGAATCCACATGCGTCTTGCCGTGGATGCGGAGCATGGCCTTGGCGAAACGTCACTGACCGCGGCCGACAAGGCGGCGCAGGTGTGCCCAACGGGCTGCCTGACCGTGAAACGGAAGGGCTACGCGACGCCCGTGGGCCGGCGAAAATACGACAAGACGCCCATCGGCGCCGAAATCGAGAAAAAAGCGGCAAAGGTCTGA
- a CDS encoding NAD(P)H-dependent oxidoreductase subunit E has protein sequence MAGDTALVTQVVEQFGRDRGRLMDIARSVHAKLGCLTEETVGQIAKALGMHRVQVRDMVSFYALFSRRPQGKTVIRVCRAVPERMKGADQVAQAFERVLGIKVGETTPDGAITLQYAPCIGLSDQAPGALIGTTPVTNLTPADAPKIAAAIREGKDIAMLPQANVDLNLRKPGPVIFAPMERGAAVRVAANRKPEEVIGELNKARLRGRGGAGFPTAMKWDFCRKAKGNARYLICNADEGEPGTFKDRVILTECPDLLFEGMTVAGHALGAKEGLLYLRGEYESLLPHLEQVLAKRRHLGLLGQNIVGYEGFDFDIRVQLGAGAYICGEESALIESLEGKRGAPRDRPPFPVQKGYNGEPTCVNNVETLCCAARILEKGGEWFAAMGTRDSNGTKLLSVSGDCARPGVYEVVYGITIEKLLEMVGAAEAQAVQVGGPSGQCVAPKDFGRSISFEDLPTGGSIIVFGPKRDLLACMHQFVEFFVEESCGWCVPCRVGTTMLSTQLAKILSGRGTHADLAQMEEVANTVKTMSRCGLGQTAANPILTTLRSFAGLYEARLRKEDFIPPFDLKAALAEGCAITGKTPVLED, from the coding sequence ATGGCAGGGGACACAGCACTCGTGACCCAGGTGGTAGAACAGTTTGGGCGCGACCGCGGGCGCCTCATGGACATCGCCCGGTCGGTGCATGCGAAGCTGGGTTGCCTGACCGAGGAGACCGTCGGTCAGATCGCCAAAGCCTTGGGCATGCACCGCGTACAGGTGCGCGATATGGTCAGCTTCTACGCGCTTTTCTCGCGCCGGCCGCAGGGCAAGACGGTGATCCGTGTGTGCCGTGCCGTGCCGGAGCGGATGAAGGGCGCGGACCAGGTGGCGCAGGCGTTTGAGAGAGTCTTGGGCATTAAGGTGGGCGAGACGACACCGGACGGCGCAATCACGCTGCAGTATGCGCCGTGCATCGGCCTGAGCGACCAAGCGCCCGGCGCATTGATCGGCACGACGCCCGTCACCAACCTGACCCCGGCGGACGCGCCGAAGATCGCCGCGGCAATCCGCGAGGGGAAAGACATCGCGATGCTGCCGCAGGCTAACGTGGACTTGAACCTGCGCAAGCCCGGCCCGGTCATCTTCGCGCCAATGGAACGCGGCGCGGCGGTCCGCGTCGCGGCAAACCGGAAACCGGAAGAGGTGATTGGCGAGTTGAACAAGGCGCGTCTCCGCGGCCGCGGCGGCGCGGGTTTCCCGACGGCGATGAAATGGGACTTCTGCCGCAAGGCGAAGGGTAACGCCCGTTATCTCATCTGCAACGCGGACGAGGGCGAGCCGGGCACTTTCAAGGACCGGGTGATTCTTACCGAATGCCCGGACCTGCTCTTCGAGGGCATGACCGTGGCCGGCCACGCGCTTGGCGCGAAGGAAGGCCTGCTGTACCTCCGCGGTGAATACGAATCGCTGCTGCCGCACCTCGAACAGGTGCTTGCAAAGCGTCGCCACCTCGGCCTGCTCGGCCAGAACATCGTCGGGTACGAAGGCTTCGACTTCGACATCCGCGTCCAGTTGGGCGCGGGCGCCTATATCTGCGGCGAGGAATCGGCGCTCATAGAGTCGCTCGAAGGCAAGCGCGGCGCCCCGCGCGACCGGCCCCCCTTCCCGGTGCAAAAAGGGTACAACGGCGAGCCGACGTGCGTGAACAACGTCGAGACCTTGTGCTGCGCGGCGCGCATCCTCGAGAAGGGCGGCGAGTGGTTCGCCGCGATGGGCACGCGCGATTCCAACGGGACCAAACTGCTCAGCGTTTCCGGGGACTGCGCGCGCCCGGGCGTCTATGAGGTCGTCTACGGCATTACCATCGAGAAGCTGCTCGAAATGGTCGGCGCGGCAGAAGCCCAGGCCGTTCAGGTGGGCGGCCCCTCGGGCCAGTGCGTCGCGCCGAAGGATTTCGGGCGCAGCATCTCGTTCGAGGACCTGCCCACGGGCGGTTCGATCATCGTGTTTGGCCCGAAACGCGATTTGCTTGCGTGCATGCATCAGTTCGTCGAGTTCTTCGTCGAGGAATCGTGCGGCTGGTGCGTGCCGTGCCGCGTTGGCACGACGATGCTGTCCACGCAACTGGCCAAGATCCTCTCGGGCAGGGGCACACACGCCGACCTTGCGCAGATGGAGGAGGTGGCCAACACGGTCAAGACCATGAGCCGGTGCGGATTGGGCCAGACCGCGGCCAACCCCATTCTGACCACGCTGCGCAGCTTCGCGGGGCTGTACGAGGCGCGGCTCCGGAAGGAGGATTTCATTCCGCCTTTCGACTTGAAGGCGGCACTGGCCGAAGGCTGCGCAATCACGGGCAAGACACCCGTGCTGGAGGATTGA
- a CDS encoding SMP-30/gluconolactonase/LRE family protein, translating to MLGLLVLIVLNASDSDLIAGPVEVVAEGFQFTEGPVWLPREGLLFSDVPADTIYRADKSVFRSPSGQSNGLTLDPQGRLVVCQHQARCVTRMEADGGETVLAERFEGKRFNSPNDVVVRSDGAVFFTDPPYGLKGGLQGPDAELDFCGVFCITPDGTVRLLARDFKKPNGIALSPDEKTLYVADTDGGHIRAFDVADDGALGNDRIFFHVTHPDGMAVDERGNIWTTGGKTVTVVNPRGEQLQQVEFPLIPSNCTFGGEDGKVLFVTARTAVYKVPTTVAGLRALK from the coding sequence ATGCTGGGACTGCTGGTGCTGATTGTATTGAATGCTTCTGACAGTGACCTCATCGCCGGGCCGGTGGAAGTGGTCGCGGAAGGCTTCCAGTTCACGGAGGGGCCGGTGTGGCTGCCGCGGGAAGGACTGTTGTTCAGCGACGTGCCTGCGGATACGATTTATCGCGCGGACAAGTCAGTGTTCCGCAGTCCCAGCGGGCAGTCCAACGGGCTGACACTCGACCCGCAGGGCCGGCTGGTCGTGTGCCAGCACCAAGCCCGTTGCGTGACGCGAATGGAAGCGGACGGCGGCGAGACGGTTCTGGCCGAGCGGTTCGAGGGCAAGCGGTTCAACAGCCCGAACGACGTCGTGGTGCGCAGCGACGGCGCGGTCTTTTTCACGGACCCGCCCTATGGGTTGAAGGGGGGCCTGCAGGGGCCAGACGCGGAACTCGATTTCTGCGGCGTATTCTGCATTACGCCGGACGGGACGGTCCGGCTCCTGGCCCGGGACTTCAAGAAACCCAACGGCATTGCGCTGTCTCCGGACGAAAAGACGCTCTACGTCGCGGACACCGACGGGGGTCACATCCGCGCGTTCGACGTTGCCGACGACGGCGCGCTGGGCAATGACCGCATCTTCTTTCACGTAACACATCCCGACGGCATGGCGGTCGACGAGCGGGGCAATATCTGGACGACCGGCGGCAAAACGGTGACGGTGGTCAACCCGCGCGGAGAGCAATTGCAGCAGGTCGAATTCCCCCTGATTCCATCGAACTGCACGTTCGGCGGCGAGGACGGCAAGGTGCTGTTCGTGACCGCGCGCACGGCCGTCTACAAGGTGCCCACGACGGTTGCGGGGCTGCGCGCGCTGAAATGA